From the Gordonia bronchialis DSM 43247 genome, one window contains:
- a CDS encoding histidine kinase, giving the protein MSSGLAILVVVLAVIVVGGLVVLIRTRRVVATPTERAVHAALHTASSAARSLRTGLSVDSAAEALPHLCSLTAAEAVALYDDASARLAHHCPGDDLWDDELLAAADRAASSAADEQRRVLVADPVGDESFVRALIAQPLVAGDLGVGVLVVATTRRPGPGMLGAIAEVARYVSSQIELADLDASRARLDRAEVLALRAQISPHFIYNALNTIASFVRTDPDRARELILEFADFTRYSFRAAGEYTLLADELRNIDRYLTLERARFGPSLDVRLHVAPEVLNVVVPFLALQPLVENAVRHGLAGKGGGIITIVARDEGSDCVITVEDDGVGMDPELLRSGALDALEPPTADGSSDGAHVGLTNVDHRLRAAFGNDYGLVVETAVGAGTKVGMRVPKFRSGVHV; this is encoded by the coding sequence ATGTCTAGTGGGCTCGCGATCCTGGTCGTGGTACTCGCGGTGATCGTCGTCGGCGGTCTCGTGGTGTTGATCCGGACGCGACGGGTGGTCGCCACGCCGACCGAGCGTGCGGTGCATGCCGCGCTGCACACGGCGTCGTCGGCCGCGCGGTCATTGCGGACCGGGCTGTCGGTGGATTCGGCGGCAGAGGCGCTGCCCCACCTGTGTTCGCTGACGGCGGCCGAGGCCGTCGCACTCTACGACGACGCATCCGCGCGCCTTGCGCATCACTGTCCCGGTGACGACCTGTGGGACGACGAGCTGCTCGCGGCCGCCGACCGGGCCGCGTCGTCGGCCGCCGACGAGCAGCGCCGGGTACTCGTGGCCGACCCGGTGGGCGACGAGTCCTTTGTGCGCGCCCTGATCGCCCAGCCCCTCGTCGCCGGCGACCTGGGCGTCGGCGTACTGGTGGTGGCCACCACCCGACGCCCGGGGCCCGGCATGCTGGGCGCGATCGCCGAGGTGGCGCGCTACGTGTCGAGTCAGATCGAACTCGCCGACCTCGATGCCTCCCGGGCCCGCCTCGATCGTGCCGAGGTGCTCGCGTTGCGCGCCCAGATCAGCCCGCATTTCATCTACAACGCGTTGAACACGATCGCCTCGTTCGTCCGCACCGACCCCGACCGGGCCCGCGAACTCATCCTCGAGTTCGCCGACTTCACCCGCTACTCATTCCGCGCAGCCGGTGAGTACACCCTGCTCGCCGACGAACTGCGCAACATCGACCGCTACCTCACCCTCGAGCGCGCGCGCTTCGGCCCGTCGCTGGACGTGCGCCTGCATGTTGCGCCGGAGGTACTCAACGTCGTGGTTCCGTTCCTCGCCCTGCAGCCGCTGGTGGAGAACGCGGTACGCCACGGACTCGCCGGCAAGGGTGGCGGAATCATCACCATCGTCGCCCGCGACGAGGGCTCGGACTGCGTGATCACCGTCGAGGACGACGGCGTCGGGATGGACCCCGAGCTGCTGCGTTCGGGCGCCCTCGACGCCCTGGAGCCACCGACCGCCGACGGGTCGTCGGACGGTGCGCACGTGGGCCTGACGAATGTCGATCATCGGCTGCGCGCCGCCTTCGGCAACGACTACGGTCTAGTGGTCGAAACGGCCGTCGGCGCCGGAACCAAGGTGGGCATGCGTGTACCGAAATTCCGCTCCGGCGTCCATGTGTAG
- a CDS encoding DUF4247 domain-containing protein — MTTPDPIRGLRRTRNIIIAVIAGVAALFLIGSCGYSTIKGFIGSSARDYVTSNYQGQSSLDEGDVQAYVADGTPSEVAAQISDAEDPIDQRAGDAGAAGNQAGTQFLQYPNYLIGLFPYGTDKTRVMVSRDYRSGYNHYHNYVGGYWVPTPNFGGSGSDNRGGGSGGGGK, encoded by the coding sequence ATGACGACGCCCGATCCGATCCGGGGACTGCGCCGCACCCGCAACATCATCATCGCCGTCATCGCCGGTGTGGCCGCCCTGTTCCTGATCGGGTCGTGTGGGTATTCGACCATCAAGGGATTCATCGGCAGCAGTGCGCGGGACTACGTGACGTCGAACTATCAGGGTCAGTCGTCCCTCGACGAGGGGGATGTGCAGGCCTACGTCGCCGACGGCACGCCGTCGGAGGTTGCCGCCCAGATCAGCGACGCCGAGGATCCGATCGATCAGCGTGCCGGTGACGCCGGGGCCGCAGGCAACCAGGCGGGGACGCAGTTCCTGCAGTATCCGAACTACCTGATCGGGCTGTTCCCCTACGGCACCGACAAAACCCGCGTGATGGTCAGCCGCGACTACCGGTCGGGCTACAACCACTACCACAACTACGTCGGCGGATATTGGGTTCCCACACCGAATTTCGGTGGTTCGGGCAGCGACAACCGCGGCGGCGGAAGTGGTGGTGGCGGAAAATGA
- a CDS encoding DUF2617 family protein, with amino-acid sequence MSTADSGGSTDLGPTEIDVAYADTSAAQLGFSLEAPEQPALAECSADFDGITISLRLLGASHQVIVDDGHQRLCETVACLPEMTSALPESYQGSSYYFASHVDVVEADALADLVDDLGTRVADRRADGLPALLGRFPGEPHAVTAIISDADAETISWHTWHTYPQAGEVVVTTSVIQRGAVVQA; translated from the coding sequence ATGAGTACTGCCGATTCCGGCGGCTCCACCGACCTCGGCCCCACCGAGATCGACGTCGCCTACGCCGACACCAGCGCCGCGCAACTCGGGTTCTCCCTCGAGGCGCCCGAACAGCCCGCGCTGGCCGAGTGTTCCGCCGATTTCGACGGCATCACGATCTCGCTGCGGCTGCTCGGCGCGAGCCATCAGGTCATCGTCGACGACGGGCATCAGCGGCTGTGTGAGACGGTCGCCTGCCTACCGGAGATGACCTCGGCCCTCCCGGAGTCGTATCAGGGCAGCAGCTACTACTTCGCCTCCCACGTCGACGTCGTCGAGGCCGATGCGCTCGCGGATCTCGTCGACGACCTCGGTACCCGCGTCGCCGATCGTCGGGCCGATGGCTTACCCGCGCTGCTCGGACGGTTCCCCGGCGAGCCGCACGCCGTGACCGCCATCATCTCCGACGCCGACGCCGAGACGATCTCCTGGCACACCTGGCACACCTACCCGCAGGCCGGCGAGGTGGTGGTGACCACCAGCGTCATCCAGCGGGGCGCGGTGGTACAGGCATGA
- a CDS encoding DUF350 domain-containing protein, whose protein sequence is MISIADIALNAGYAAAYAGVGIFLMLVSFAVVDVLTPGDLRRQLWADRNRNAGILVGSNLFAVALIVTAAIFASEGRLAVGLTFTVIYTLIGLAAMILTFVVIDLFTPSKLGELVIDPQPHPAVWVHGVAHVGVALIIAASIL, encoded by the coding sequence ATGATCTCGATCGCCGACATCGCGCTCAACGCCGGGTACGCCGCCGCTTATGCGGGCGTCGGCATCTTCCTGATGCTGGTGTCCTTCGCCGTCGTCGACGTCCTCACGCCCGGCGACCTGCGCCGTCAGCTGTGGGCCGACCGTAATCGCAACGCGGGAATCCTGGTGGGCTCCAATCTGTTCGCGGTGGCACTGATCGTGACCGCGGCGATCTTCGCCAGTGAGGGACGCCTCGCGGTTGGCCTGACCTTCACCGTGATCTACACCCTGATCGGGCTCGCCGCGATGATTCTCACCTTCGTCGTGATCGACCTGTTCACGCCGAGCAAGCTCGGGGAACTCGTGATCGATCCGCAGCCGCATCCCGCGGTGTGGGTGCACGGGGTGGCCCATGTGGGTGTCGCACTGATCATCGCCGCGTCGATTCTGTAA
- a CDS encoding MFS transporter: MTITDLPIEERGQTSELPPAPPNSRRWWALGIIALAQLMVVLDATIITIALPYAQADLHISDASRQWAMTAYTLMFGGLLLLGGRLADYLGRRRMFLIGLAGFAASSVVAGLAWNTASFFAGRALQGAFAAVLAPAALSLITVTFIEHRERARAFAVYAAVSGGGAAIGLILGGALTEYMSWRWTLLINTPIAIVAAIGAVMLVLRDRPALQRNGYDLPGAITVTTGLVALVYGFTRAAESGWGSASTIALFVVSAALLAAFVMIELRASNPLLPLRIPGERNRGGAFLVSFIVPIPMFAMFLFLSYYMQNTLGHTPLEAGVLFLPFPVGIIVAAGLASSLLPRIGPQPLMIAGTVLGVAGLTYLAQLGMDSTWLSVVLPSQVLIAFGMGLTFVSMQSVALH, translated from the coding sequence GTGACCATCACCGACCTACCGATCGAGGAGCGCGGGCAGACGTCCGAACTCCCACCCGCACCACCCAATTCGCGCCGCTGGTGGGCGCTGGGCATCATCGCGCTGGCGCAGCTGATGGTGGTTCTCGACGCCACGATCATCACCATCGCGCTGCCGTACGCGCAGGCCGACCTGCACATCTCCGACGCCAGCCGGCAGTGGGCGATGACCGCCTACACCCTGATGTTCGGCGGTCTGCTGTTACTCGGCGGCCGCCTGGCCGACTATCTGGGCCGACGCCGGATGTTCCTGATCGGGCTCGCCGGGTTCGCGGCGTCCTCGGTCGTGGCGGGCCTTGCCTGGAACACCGCGTCGTTCTTCGCCGGCCGCGCACTCCAGGGTGCGTTCGCTGCGGTTCTCGCCCCGGCCGCACTGTCGCTGATCACCGTCACCTTCATCGAACATCGCGAGCGCGCAAGGGCTTTCGCCGTGTACGCCGCGGTCTCGGGTGGTGGTGCCGCGATCGGGCTGATCCTCGGCGGCGCCCTGACCGAGTACATGTCCTGGCGCTGGACGCTTCTCATCAACACCCCGATCGCGATCGTCGCGGCCATCGGTGCGGTGATGCTCGTTCTCCGCGACCGACCGGCCCTGCAGCGCAACGGATACGATCTGCCGGGTGCGATCACGGTGACCACCGGACTCGTCGCACTGGTCTACGGGTTCACCCGCGCCGCGGAGTCCGGATGGGGTTCGGCGTCGACGATCGCGTTGTTCGTCGTGTCCGCCGCGCTGTTGGCCGCATTCGTGATGATCGAGTTGCGGGCGAGCAATCCGCTTCTGCCGCTGCGTATCCCGGGTGAACGCAACCGGGGCGGCGCGTTCCTGGTGTCGTTCATCGTGCCGATCCCGATGTTCGCGATGTTCCTGTTCCTCAGCTACTACATGCAGAACACCCTCGGCCACACCCCGCTGGAAGCCGGCGTGTTGTTCCTCCCGTTCCCGGTCGGCATCATCGTCGCAGCCGGTCTGGCGAGCTCACTGTTGCCGCGAATCGGCCCGCAGCCGTTGATGATCGCGGGCACCGTGCTCGGTGTGGCAGGTCTGACGTATCTGGCCCAGCTGGGCATGGATTCCACCTGGCTCTCCGTGGTCCTGCCCAGTCAGGTGCTGATCGCCTTCGGCATGGGGTTGACCTTTGTGTCGATGCAATCGGTTGCGCTGCACTGA
- the groL gene encoding chaperonin GroEL (60 kDa chaperone family; promotes refolding of misfolded polypeptides especially under stressful conditions; forms two stacked rings of heptamers to form a barrel-shaped 14mer; ends can be capped by GroES; misfolded proteins enter the barrel where they are refolded when GroES binds): protein MAKQIAFDEEARRGLERGLNSLADAVKVTLGPKGRNVVLEKKWGAPTITNDGVSIAKEIELEDPYEKIGAELVKEVAKKTDDVAGDGTTTATVLAQALVREGLRNVAAGANPMGLKRGIEQAVDAVTESLLKSAKEVETKEQIAATAGISAGDPSIGELIAEAMDKVGKEGVITVEESNTFGLQLELTEGMRFDKGYISGYFVTDPERQEAVLDDPYILLVSGKVSTVKDLLPLLEKVIQSGKPLLIIAEDVEGEALSTLVVNKIRGTFKSVAVKAPGFGDRRKAMLADIAILTGGEVISEEVGLSLEGAGLEQLGQARKVVVTKDETTIVEGAGDPDAIAGRVAQIRGEIENSDSDYDREKLQERLAKLAGGVAVIKAGAATEVELKERKHRIEDAVRNAKAAVEEGIVAGGGVALLQSEPAIDGLSLEGDEATGANIVRVSLSAPAKQIAVNAGLEPGVVADKILNSPKGTGLNAATGAYEDLLAAGINDPVKVTRSALQNAASIAALFLTTEAVVADKPEKNAAPAMPGGDEMGGMGF, encoded by the coding sequence ATGGCCAAGCAAATCGCGTTCGACGAAGAGGCCCGCCGCGGTCTCGAGCGGGGCCTCAACAGCCTTGCCGACGCAGTCAAGGTCACGCTGGGACCCAAGGGTCGCAACGTTGTCCTGGAGAAGAAGTGGGGCGCCCCCACGATCACCAACGATGGTGTGTCCATTGCCAAAGAGATCGAGCTGGAGGACCCGTACGAGAAGATCGGCGCCGAGCTCGTCAAAGAGGTCGCCAAGAAGACCGACGACGTCGCAGGCGACGGCACCACCACCGCAACCGTTCTGGCTCAGGCACTCGTGCGTGAGGGCCTGCGCAACGTCGCTGCAGGCGCCAACCCGATGGGCCTCAAGCGTGGCATCGAGCAGGCTGTCGACGCAGTCACCGAGTCGCTGCTGAAGAGCGCCAAGGAGGTCGAGACCAAGGAGCAGATCGCTGCCACCGCTGGTATCTCGGCCGGCGACCCCTCGATCGGCGAGCTCATCGCCGAGGCGATGGACAAGGTCGGCAAGGAAGGCGTCATCACCGTCGAGGAGTCCAACACCTTCGGACTCCAGCTCGAGCTCACCGAGGGCATGCGCTTCGACAAGGGCTACATCTCGGGTTACTTCGTGACCGACCCGGAGCGCCAGGAAGCCGTCCTCGACGACCCGTACATCCTGCTCGTCTCGGGCAAGGTCTCGACCGTCAAGGACCTGCTGCCGCTGCTGGAGAAGGTCATCCAGTCGGGCAAGCCGCTGCTGATCATCGCCGAGGACGTCGAGGGCGAAGCCCTCTCGACCCTGGTGGTCAACAAGATCCGTGGCACGTTCAAGTCGGTTGCCGTCAAGGCTCCCGGCTTCGGTGACCGCCGCAAGGCCATGCTCGCCGACATCGCCATCCTCACCGGTGGCGAGGTCATCAGCGAAGAGGTCGGCCTCTCGCTGGAGGGCGCCGGACTCGAGCAGCTCGGCCAGGCTCGCAAGGTCGTCGTCACCAAGGACGAGACCACCATCGTCGAGGGCGCGGGCGATCCCGACGCCATCGCCGGTCGCGTGGCCCAGATCCGTGGCGAGATCGAGAACAGCGACTCCGACTACGACCGGGAGAAGCTGCAGGAGCGTCTGGCCAAGCTGGCCGGCGGTGTCGCGGTCATCAAGGCCGGCGCTGCCACCGAGGTGGAGCTCAAGGAGCGCAAGCACCGCATCGAAGATGCCGTGCGCAACGCCAAGGCTGCCGTCGAAGAGGGCATCGTCGCCGGTGGTGGCGTGGCGCTGCTGCAGTCGGAGCCGGCCATCGACGGTCTGTCGCTCGAGGGCGACGAGGCCACCGGTGCCAACATCGTGCGTGTCTCGCTCTCGGCTCCGGCCAAGCAGATCGCCGTCAACGCCGGCCTCGAGCCGGGCGTCGTCGCCGACAAGATCCTCAACTCGCCCAAGGGAACCGGCCTCAACGCCGCGACCGGTGCGTACGAGGACCTGCTGGCCGCCGGCATCAACGACCCGGTGAAGGTCACCCGCTCGGCGCTGCAGAACGCAGCCTCGATCGCGGCTCTGTTCCTCACCACCGAGGCCGTCGTCGCCGACAAGCCGGAGAAGAACGCCGCTCCGGCGATGCCGGGTGGCGACGAGATGGGCGGCATGGGCTTCTGA
- a CDS encoding polyamine aminopropyltransferase, whose amino-acid sequence MEGTASTGPGRPRIARAALLAVVFVCAACGLVYELALVSLGSFLIGNTATQASIVLAVMVFAMGVGSLAAKPLQPHSVTAFAVIELALALLGGLSVMALYAAFAYLSLYTQAMIGVAFVLGVLIGAEIPLLMVLLQRIRRQEAGSAVADIFAVDYIGALVGGLCFPFLLLPIFGQLRGALVVGLVNAAAGCFLVFVVFRHSLSRARMAILGVAALAVVAALVAGLLYSSRFEVTARQALYRDPVVAAERTAYQDIVITERRTADGPDTRLYLNGDLQFSSIDEYRYHEALVHPAMSGRHDRVLILGGGDGLALREVLAYPDTRQVTLVELDPEMIRLARTDERLTRLNRGSMNDPRAQVITADAFSWLRQHREPYDVIVVDMPDPDESATAKLYSTEFYALARAHLADGARMVVQSGSPYFAPKSFWCIQSTLRDAGLWTLPYHVDVPSFGDWGFHLAAVRPVPLEVRAPHPLRFLSPAELASAAVLPLDRPPLDMPPSTLMDPRILRYAQSEWSVY is encoded by the coding sequence GTGGAGGGCACCGCATCCACGGGTCCGGGCCGCCCGCGGATCGCCCGGGCCGCGCTACTCGCCGTCGTCTTCGTCTGCGCCGCTTGCGGTCTCGTCTACGAGCTGGCGCTGGTCTCGCTGGGTTCGTTCCTGATCGGTAACACCGCGACGCAGGCCTCGATCGTCCTCGCGGTGATGGTGTTCGCGATGGGCGTCGGCTCACTGGCAGCCAAACCCCTTCAGCCGCACTCGGTCACCGCCTTCGCCGTGATCGAGTTGGCGCTCGCGCTGCTCGGCGGGCTCTCGGTGATGGCCCTGTATGCGGCATTTGCCTATCTGTCGCTCTACACGCAGGCGATGATCGGCGTCGCCTTTGTGCTCGGTGTGCTGATCGGCGCCGAGATCCCGCTGCTGATGGTTCTGCTGCAACGGATTCGACGCCAGGAGGCGGGTTCGGCGGTGGCCGACATCTTCGCCGTCGACTACATCGGCGCCCTCGTCGGCGGCCTGTGTTTCCCGTTCCTGCTGCTGCCGATCTTCGGTCAGTTGCGTGGTGCGCTGGTGGTCGGTCTGGTCAACGCGGCGGCCGGATGCTTCCTCGTCTTCGTGGTGTTCCGGCATTCTCTGAGCCGTGCGCGGATGGCGATTCTCGGGGTCGCGGCACTCGCCGTCGTCGCCGCCCTGGTCGCCGGGCTGCTCTACTCATCGCGCTTCGAGGTGACGGCACGCCAAGCTCTCTATCGCGACCCCGTCGTCGCCGCCGAACGAACGGCCTACCAGGACATCGTGATCACCGAGCGGCGCACCGCCGACGGTCCCGACACCCGTCTCTACCTCAACGGCGATCTCCAGTTCTCGTCGATCGACGAGTACCGCTATCACGAGGCGCTGGTGCATCCGGCGATGAGCGGGCGCCACGACCGGGTCCTCATCCTCGGTGGCGGCGACGGCCTGGCCCTGCGTGAGGTGCTCGCCTACCCCGACACCCGTCAGGTCACGCTGGTGGAACTCGACCCCGAGATGATCCGCCTGGCCCGCACCGACGAACGACTCACCCGACTCAACCGCGGATCGATGAATGACCCACGCGCACAGGTGATCACCGCCGACGCCTTCTCGTGGCTACGTCAGCACCGAGAGCCCTACGACGTCATTGTCGTCGACATGCCCGACCCCGACGAGTCGGCCACCGCCAAGCTGTACTCGACGGAGTTCTACGCGCTGGCCCGCGCCCACCTCGCCGACGGTGCACGCATGGTGGTCCAGTCCGGATCGCCGTACTTTGCACCGAAGTCGTTCTGGTGCATTCAGTCGACGCTCCGCGACGCCGGACTCTGGACCCTGCCGTACCACGTCGACGTCCCGTCCTTCGGCGACTGGGGATTTCACCTGGCCGCCGTCCGGCCGGTTCCCCTCGAGGTCCGGGCGCCACACCCGCTGCGCTTCCTCAGCCCCGCCGAACTCGCGTCGGCTGCCGTCCTCCCGCTGGATCGTCCTCCGCTCGACATGCCGCCGTCGACGCTGATGGACCCGCGCATCCTGCGCTACGCCCAGAGCGAGTGGAGCGTCTACTGA
- a CDS encoding DUF4178 domain-containing protein, translating into MKYLLVIIVALLAIIAVVVIFNFLEKRKLRQSEEEALRNRTYRPGDPFSSADDDAVYGNPRNLKPSDLVEIRGETYAVRGTLRLTQGGFTWTENFIDTGLGEKAWISVEDDPDLEVVLWRELKGVTVTPGPDAVELEGRRYVFDEAGSATFTSAGTTGLATTGSMRYHDYEAGTERLSFEDFGSGWECARGEVLTTGEYRVYPSNPAPEAR; encoded by the coding sequence GTGAAGTATCTGCTCGTCATCATCGTGGCCTTGCTCGCCATCATCGCCGTGGTGGTGATCTTCAACTTCCTCGAGAAGCGCAAACTGCGTCAGTCCGAGGAAGAGGCCCTGCGCAACCGCACCTACCGCCCCGGTGATCCGTTCTCGTCGGCCGACGACGACGCCGTCTACGGCAACCCGCGCAACCTCAAGCCGAGTGATCTCGTCGAGATCCGCGGTGAGACCTATGCCGTGCGCGGCACGCTGCGCCTGACCCAGGGCGGGTTCACCTGGACGGAGAACTTCATCGACACCGGCCTCGGCGAGAAGGCATGGATCTCCGTCGAGGACGACCCCGACCTCGAGGTCGTGCTGTGGCGTGAACTCAAGGGCGTGACGGTGACGCCCGGGCCCGACGCCGTCGAACTCGAGGGCCGGCGCTACGTCTTCGACGAGGCCGGCTCGGCCACCTTCACCTCGGCCGGCACCACCGGGCTCGCCACGACCGGCTCGATGCGCTACCACGATTACGAGGCAGGCACCGAACGCCTGTCCTTCGAGGACTTCGGCAGCGGATGGGAGTGCGCGCGCGGCGAGGTCCTCACGACCGGCGAGTACCGGGTGTACCCGAGCAACCCCGCACCCGAGGCCCGATGA
- a CDS encoding ABC transporter substrate-binding protein has protein sequence MFSRRTVTLVLTILALTLAGCSPGDDAASESQTVTIEHQYGSSTIPVNPTRVVTFGGAWSDSLIKLGVPITAEFLPRGYSGPNNRFEWTPEHTSTIVNFDYANGAPDIPAIARFDPQVILAGYLPDKATYDRLSQLAPTIPVMTAGTVTDSWQDVLSTAGKIFDKQAQAQEAITDVENQIAETKAKYPASQGTTFTFGQLTPQKQFGLVTSETDPSTKLVAQFGLQLDPAVKSLADQGPRTTVSGERVDLLDSDVLILWPLVGGAESFNSVPGWDQLPAVRNGTLVVLSNETASAFSSPTVYSVPWVVETMTPVLSKL, from the coding sequence ATGTTCTCGCGTCGCACTGTGACCCTGGTCCTGACCATCCTGGCCCTCACCCTGGCCGGTTGTTCCCCCGGCGACGACGCCGCATCGGAGTCGCAGACCGTCACCATCGAACACCAATACGGTTCCAGTACAATACCGGTGAACCCGACGAGGGTCGTGACTTTCGGTGGGGCATGGTCGGATTCGCTGATCAAACTCGGCGTGCCCATAACGGCCGAGTTCCTCCCCCGCGGTTACTCCGGCCCCAACAACCGATTCGAGTGGACGCCCGAACACACCTCGACCATCGTCAACTTCGACTACGCCAACGGCGCACCCGACATCCCCGCGATCGCCCGCTTCGACCCCCAGGTGATCCTCGCCGGATACCTGCCGGACAAGGCCACCTACGACCGGCTCAGCCAACTCGCTCCCACGATCCCGGTGATGACCGCCGGCACGGTCACCGACAGTTGGCAGGACGTGTTGTCCACGGCCGGAAAGATCTTCGACAAACAGGCCCAGGCGCAAGAAGCCATCACCGACGTCGAGAACCAGATCGCCGAGACCAAGGCGAAATACCCGGCGAGCCAGGGGACGACGTTCACCTTCGGTCAGCTCACGCCGCAGAAGCAGTTCGGTTTGGTGACCAGCGAGACGGACCCGTCGACCAAGCTGGTCGCCCAGTTCGGCCTGCAACTGGACCCGGCGGTGAAAAGTCTTGCCGACCAAGGGCCTCGGACGACGGTCTCCGGCGAACGGGTCGACCTACTCGACTCCGACGTACTGATCCTCTGGCCGCTGGTGGGCGGGGCAGAGTCCTTCAATTCGGTTCCCGGCTGGGATCAGCTGCCGGCGGTCCGTAACGGCACCCTGGTGGTCCTGTCCAACGAGACCGCGTCGGCGTTCTCATCGCCGACGGTCTACTCGGTGCCGTGGGTCGTCGAGACGATGACGCCGGTGCTGTCGAAGCTGTAG
- a CDS encoding TetR family transcriptional regulator, translated as MSVTSAACGLRERKKLQTRDRLVAAALKLCDTNGFEATTVEQIAAAADISPRTFNRYFATKEDVVLAPIEDMVAAVRTELKAAPHTGDELATLVDVHRKLMTTDHASVDLARFEAMNRIMQASPAVSARSMEMSDYKTASLTEALAERMETTPDDLRVRVIISTWTAMMHLAMEKLGTDGPAMCAHALDEAYAALRDVVGTDAKG; from the coding sequence ATGAGTGTCACTTCCGCGGCGTGCGGGCTTCGCGAGCGCAAGAAGCTCCAGACCCGCGACCGATTGGTGGCCGCAGCGCTGAAGCTATGCGACACAAACGGTTTCGAGGCGACAACCGTCGAGCAGATCGCAGCGGCCGCGGACATCTCACCGCGCACCTTCAACCGCTACTTCGCCACCAAGGAAGACGTGGTGCTCGCCCCGATCGAGGACATGGTCGCCGCCGTCCGCACCGAACTCAAGGCGGCTCCACATACCGGCGACGAGTTGGCGACGCTGGTCGATGTCCACCGCAAACTGATGACCACCGACCATGCCTCGGTCGATCTGGCCCGCTTCGAGGCGATGAACCGCATCATGCAGGCATCCCCGGCGGTGAGCGCACGCAGCATGGAGATGAGCGACTACAAGACGGCGTCGCTCACCGAGGCACTCGCCGAACGCATGGAAACCACCCCCGACGACCTGCGCGTGCGGGTGATCATCTCCACCTGGACTGCGATGATGCACCTGGCCATGGAGAAACTCGGCACCGACGGACCCGCGATGTGCGCGCACGCCCTCGATGAAGCGTACGCCGCGCTGCGTGATGTGGTCGGCACCGACGCTAAAGGCTGA